GCGGTACGACCGCGATCGATCCGCGGAGGAGGATCGAGAGAGCTCGAGATCGGTGCGGAAGCGGTTGGATCACGATTCCGAAGGCTTTGATCGGAGAAAGGGATTTGAACGGTCCAGGGATTTGGTTTCATCGCCCCGGAGTGGGTACGGAGGCGATAGAGATCGGATTCACCGGTCGGAGAGCTTTGGTGGGGCGAGGAGGGAGTTTCCGAAGGGGTTTCGATCGGAAAGGGATCGATCGCGACGAGAAGGAAGCGTTTCTTCGTGGCGGAGATTTGGGAGTAAGGAATTTGAGGAAGGGAGAGGGAGTAGAGGTGAGTTGGAGGGTAGAGGGAATGTGAGGAGGGATGTGAAGTCTCCAAATTGTTCGAAAGAATCTGGGAGTGAGCAATCGAGGATTAGGTCGCCGAGGGGAGTGAGAGAGGGGAAGTCGCCCACGTGGTCGAAGGAGTCGGGAAGTGAACAGTCGAAGATAAAGTCCCCTACGGGGTTGAAGGGAGGGAAGTCCCCGACTTGGTCGAAGGACTCGGGAAGTGAGCGGTCCAAGAGCGTTGAAGTCAAGAAGGCGGAGGAGTTGCAGGCTGAGAGTGGTAGTAGCAGTGAAATGGAAGAAGGGGAGTTGGAGCCTGAACCCGAAGCACTGCCTTGTGGTGGGTTGGATTCGGATCATAAGGAGAATGAGAGTGAAGACCCCGTGGAGGGTGCCAATGCAAACGTAGAGGTTGAAGGGAAAGCAGTGTCAGAAAATGAAGCAGAGGTGAAGAATGAAATTGCTTCTGAGGGAAAAACAGAAGCTGGATCCCCTTCGAGCCATGAGACAGAAAAAGATGCAGGGAAGGAAGTTGATGAGATGTCAGATTGTGAGAAGGTTTCCAATGATAGAATGAGTGGGAGTGGAGATGCAATTGAAGATGGGGTGGGTGAGAATAATGGTGGCAACAAGGAAGAAGAATGCTTTAGGGAGAATAGCAGTGGTAAGGaggaggaagcaggaaaggaaGAATTCGTTGAGAAAATATTGCCATTGGAAGAGGATCAAAAGGAACGGAAGGCGCGCAAGGATATAGATCTTGAGGTTGCAGTGAGGGATATTGATTTGACAGAACCCAGTAAGGAAGCTGCAGGAGAAAATGGAGTTCCTGAAGTAAATTTGACCCTTCTGTCGGCTGGTTTCAAGGACAAGGGCAAGAGTGTGGCTGTTTCACCTTCTGATGTTGATGACTCCACAGAGGAAAGGGTGTGGATGGAAAGAGAATTGAGAGATCCTTTAACCTGTCGGGATGCTGATATGGAAGGACCAAGTACTAGGGGCTTTGAGTTGTTCTCTAGTTCCCCTGTTAAGAAATCAGAGAGGTCTGACCAATCAGGTGCTAATAAGCATAAAGATGAGAAGCTTTCACTGGAGCCTCTTGATCTTTCTCTTAGCTTACCAGACGTTTTGCTACCTATTGCTTCCCATGATGCAATCCCAGCAGCTCCTGGTTCCCCCAGTTATACGAGGAGTGTTCAGTCATTATCTAACACATTTCTCACCAATTCTGATGGATTTACTGCATCAATGTCCTTTTCAGGTTCTCAGCATTTTGTTCACAATCCAAGTTGTTCGTTAACACATAATTCACTTGACAACTATGAGCAATCGGTGGGCAGTCGCCCAATATTTCAGGGAATTGATCAAATTTCACATGGAGCATGGCAGGGGCAGACTTCAAATGAGCCCAAGCACAAAGAAGTTCCCTTGTACTCAAGAATGTTGATGAATGGGAATGGCTCTCTTCATCACTCTCAAGCAGCAGAAGGTGTTAGAAATGGTAACTCCAGGCAAGGACAACATCTTAAAGCTGAAGGAAGCTCTAAATTACCCATTGGACTTGATCGGCAGCTGAGTTTCCAGAAACAGTTGTCAGGGGTACAGCCATGGCACCACAATGATGTTAGATCCCCCTCACAGAGCATTGGCTCCCGTGAAACCGGAAAAGAATATAGTAAAGATAAGGAGGTGCTCAGAGAGAAAAATGGTGGTAGTTTGTATAGGAGTGGTAGCTTCAAGGATCAGGAGCAACTTCCAATAGGTGGAGCTGATTTCGTTGAGACAATCATCGCCAGGATAGTTTCTGAACCAATGCATGTAATGGCTAGGAGATTTCATGACATGACAGCCCAATCCATAGCTTGTCTGAAGGATAGCGTTCGTGAGATCATGTTGAATGCAGATAAAATTATGCAGCTATCTGCAATTCAGAAAGCACTAGGGAACAGGTCTGACATTACATTGGAGATGTTATCAAAGTCACACCGGGCTCACTTGGAAATCTTGGTAGCTTTGAAAACTGGTCTTGAAGATTTTCTTCAGCAAAATAGTAGTATTCCATCATCTGAGTTAGGTGAGATCTTTCTGAACTTAAGATGCAGAAATCTGAATTGTCGGAGCCCTTTACCTGTGGATGAATGTGAGTGCAAGATCTGTGTGCAAAAGAAAGGTTTTTGTAGCGCCTGTATGTGTCTTGTATGTTCAAAGTTTGACATGGCATCTAATACATGTAGTTGGGTTGGGTGTGATGT
This DNA window, taken from Vitis riparia cultivar Riparia Gloire de Montpellier isolate 1030 chromosome 13, EGFV_Vit.rip_1.0, whole genome shotgun sequence, encodes the following:
- the LOC117928928 gene encoding protein OBERON 4: MKRMRSSDDLDSNSNSNRSSSSHRAFYFKSENVRKGLLSSSSSSRYDRDRSAEEDRESSRSVRKRLDHDSEGFDRRKGFERSRDLVSSPRSGYGGDRDRIHRSESFGGARREFPKGFRSERDRSRREGSVSSWRRFGSKEFEEGRGSRGELEGRGNVRRDVKSPNCSKESGSEQSRIRSPRGVREGKSPTWSKESGSEQSKIKSPTGLKGGKSPTWSKDSGSERSKSVEVKKAEELQAESGSSSEMEEGELEPEPEALPCGGLDSDHKENESEDPVEGANANVEVEGKAVSENEAEVKNEIASEGKTEAGSPSSHETEKDAGKEVDEMSDCEKVSNDRMSGSGDAIEDGVGENNGGNKEEECFRENSSGKEEEAGKEEFVEKILPLEEDQKERKARKDIDLEVAVRDIDLTEPSKEAAGENGVPEVNLTLLSAGFKDKGKSVAVSPSDVDDSTEERVWMERELRDPLTCRDADMEGPSTRGFELFSSSPVKKSERSDQSGANKHKDEKLSLEPLDLSLSLPDVLLPIASHDAIPAAPGSPSYTRSVQSLSNTFLTNSDGFTASMSFSGSQHFVHNPSCSLTHNSLDNYEQSVGSRPIFQGIDQISHGAWQGQTSNEPKHKEVPLYSRMLMNGNGSLHHSQAAEGVRNGNSRQGQHLKAEGSSKLPIGLDRQLSFQKQLSGVQPWHHNDVRSPSQSIGSRETGKEYSKDKEVLREKNGGSLYRSGSFKDQEQLPIGGADFVETIIARIVSEPMHVMARRFHDMTAQSIACLKDSVREIMLNADKIMQLSAIQKALGNRSDITLEMLSKSHRAHLEILVALKTGLEDFLQQNSSIPSSELGEIFLNLRCRNLNCRSPLPVDECECKICVQKKGFCSACMCLVCSKFDMASNTCSWVGCDVCLHWCHADCGLRESFIRNGRGEAGAQGTAEMQFHCLACDHPSEMFGFVKEVFQNFARDWSAETLSRELEYVKRIFRPSEDVRGRKLHDIADQMLARLAFNSQIHLPEIYNYIMGFLTESDSAKFVHTPLSGKELPASNFPGKEIPNKNQVQAHNGTAGTSQEATWRNSAYSEKSPQLERASSLLPSFDYERNDKRTMDTELQRNAQKDPVFDELESIVRIKQAEAKMFQSRADDARREAEGLRRIAVAKNEKIEEEYTSRIAKLRLVETEEMRKQKLEELHSLERAHREYYNMKMRMEEDIKDLLLKMEATKRNLAI